In the Hippoglossus stenolepis isolate QCI-W04-F060 chromosome 14, HSTE1.2, whole genome shotgun sequence genome, one interval contains:
- the LOC124854818 gene encoding torsin-1A-interacting protein 2-like isoform X1 → MAEQERETSQQLESITETEKPKDDTNSLHGVNQENNIVKKDLDDNITAAPTNEETKDDAGERTAPADVKREDLTEKKAPDTTSSPALDPVNADQSDGFTDGPDVHPHQEQDEPKDDTNSLHDNITKPAAPTNEETKDDTSERTAPADVKTAPTNEETKDDTNEPTNKDPTVQADDKREDLTEKKAPDTTSSPALDPVNGDQLDGFTGDRLTGEDIKNEAAGGEYHERSPEHDSPELETLDEKDTEEERHNQGIPVETIKSGSLESVERTATDNTGILQRNLWVLSAVAVVVVAALLANYLMPSNPSETPREESKVDVFLRQMEKVKAQFLNQRAEVWKRSRIHLQRHLQTAHPTAPVSLILTAGLRAEKTMHCLAQGLASSLSSALNASVLHINGSSAASQDSDQVKLDIDRKLQSAFEGDKPVAIIHRFEELPPGSTLIFYRYCDHENAAYKETFLIFTVLLEEEEEIPAKLHLNVVEEMVDDHLKKKFLSHDHPVSFDRMDIDKYGGLWSRISHLILPVAAEHRIEHEGCPG, encoded by the exons GCTCGAATCAATCACTGAAACAG aAAAACCGAAAGACGATACAAATTCCTTACATGGGGTCAATCAGGAAAACAACATCGTGAAGAAAGACTTGGATGACAACATAACAG CCGCACCCACAAACGAAGAGACTAAAGACGACGCTGGTGAACGAACAGCACCGGCAGATGTCAAAA GGGAAGACCTCACTGAGAAGAAAGCACCTGACACGACCAGCTCACCAGCCCTGGATCCAGTAAACGCTGACCAATCAGATGGATTCACAGATGGACCTGATGTACATCCACATCAAGAACAAGATGAACCGAAAGACGATACAAATTCCTTACATGATAACATAACCAAGCCAG CCGCACCAACAAACGAAGAGACTAAAGACGACACTAGTGAACGAACAGCACCGGCTGATGTCAAAA CCGCACCCACAAACGAAGAGACTAAAGACGACACTAATGAACCCACAAACAAAGACCCCACAGTGCAGGCTGATGATAAAA GGGAAGACCTCACTGAGAAGAAAGCACCTGACACGACCAGCTCACCAGCCCTGGATCCAGTGAACGGTGACCAATTAGATGGATTCACAGGTGACAGATTGACAGGTGAAGACATAAAAAATGAAGCTGCAGGGGGTGAGT ATCATGAAAGAAGTCCAGAGCATGATTCCCCTGAACTGGAAACGTTGGAcgagaaagacacagaggaagagaggcatAACCAGGGAATACCAGTTGAAACCATTAAGTCAGGTTCTCTGGAGAGTGTTGAACGCACAGCTACAGACAACACTGGAATTCTTCAGA GAAATTTGTGGGTTCTGTCAGCAGTGGCAGTTGTTGTAGTAGCTGCTCTTCTTGCCAATTACCTGATGCCCTCCAACCCGTCTGAGACTCCACGTGAGGAAAGCAAGGTAGACGTCTTCCTCAGGCAAATGGAAAAAGTGAAGGCTCAGTTCCTTAACCAGCGTGCGGAGGTCTGGAAAAGGAGCAGGATCCACCTGCAGAGGCACCTCCAGACAGCCCACCCCACAGCGCCGGTGAGTCTCATCCTGACGGCCGGCCTCAGAGCAGAGAAGACAATGCACTGCCTGGCTCAGGGCCTGGCCTCCTCATTATCTTCTGCGCTCAATGCCTCCGTCCTGCACATCAATGGAAGCAGCGCAGCCAGCCAGGACAGCGACCAGGTCAAACTGGACATCGATCGCAAGCTGCAAAGTGCTTTCGAGGGGGACAAACCTGTGGCCATCATTCACCGCTTCGAGGAGCTGCCTCCAGGATCCACTCTCATTTTCTATCGCTACTGTGACCACGAGAACGCTGCCTACAAGGAGACGTTTCTGATCTTCacagtgctgctggaggaagaagaggagattCCTGCCAAACTTCATTTGAATGTTGTGGAGGAGATGGTGGACGACCACCTCAAGAAGAAGTTCCTCTCTCATGACCACCCTGTGTCTTTTGACAGGATGGACATTGATAAGTACGGTGGACTGTGGAGCCGCATTTCTCACCTTATCCTCCCGGTGGCAGCGGAGCACAGGATAGAACATGAAGGCTGCCCGggctaa
- the LOC124854818 gene encoding torsin-1A-interacting protein 2-like isoform X3: MAEQERETSQQLESITETEKPKDDTNSLHGVNQENNIVKKDLDDNITAAPTNEETKDDAGERTAPADVKREDLTEKKAPDTTSSPALDPVNADQSDGFTDGPDVHPHQEQDEPKDDTNSLHDNITKPAAPTNEETKDDTNEPTNKDPTVQADDKREDLTEKKAPDTTSSPALDPVNGDQLDGFTGDRLTGEDIKNEAAGGEYHERSPEHDSPELETLDEKDTEEERHNQGIPVETIKSGSLESVERTATDNTGILQRNLWVLSAVAVVVVAALLANYLMPSNPSETPREESKVDVFLRQMEKVKAQFLNQRAEVWKRSRIHLQRHLQTAHPTAPVSLILTAGLRAEKTMHCLAQGLASSLSSALNASVLHINGSSAASQDSDQVKLDIDRKLQSAFEGDKPVAIIHRFEELPPGSTLIFYRYCDHENAAYKETFLIFTVLLEEEEEIPAKLHLNVVEEMVDDHLKKKFLSHDHPVSFDRMDIDKYGGLWSRISHLILPVAAEHRIEHEGCPG, from the exons GCTCGAATCAATCACTGAAACAG aAAAACCGAAAGACGATACAAATTCCTTACATGGGGTCAATCAGGAAAACAACATCGTGAAGAAAGACTTGGATGACAACATAACAG CCGCACCCACAAACGAAGAGACTAAAGACGACGCTGGTGAACGAACAGCACCGGCAGATGTCAAAA GGGAAGACCTCACTGAGAAGAAAGCACCTGACACGACCAGCTCACCAGCCCTGGATCCAGTAAACGCTGACCAATCAGATGGATTCACAGATGGACCTGATGTACATCCACATCAAGAACAAGATGAACCGAAAGACGATACAAATTCCTTACATGATAACATAACCAAGCCAG CCGCACCCACAAACGAAGAGACTAAAGACGACACTAATGAACCCACAAACAAAGACCCCACAGTGCAGGCTGATGATAAAA GGGAAGACCTCACTGAGAAGAAAGCACCTGACACGACCAGCTCACCAGCCCTGGATCCAGTGAACGGTGACCAATTAGATGGATTCACAGGTGACAGATTGACAGGTGAAGACATAAAAAATGAAGCTGCAGGGGGTGAGT ATCATGAAAGAAGTCCAGAGCATGATTCCCCTGAACTGGAAACGTTGGAcgagaaagacacagaggaagagaggcatAACCAGGGAATACCAGTTGAAACCATTAAGTCAGGTTCTCTGGAGAGTGTTGAACGCACAGCTACAGACAACACTGGAATTCTTCAGA GAAATTTGTGGGTTCTGTCAGCAGTGGCAGTTGTTGTAGTAGCTGCTCTTCTTGCCAATTACCTGATGCCCTCCAACCCGTCTGAGACTCCACGTGAGGAAAGCAAGGTAGACGTCTTCCTCAGGCAAATGGAAAAAGTGAAGGCTCAGTTCCTTAACCAGCGTGCGGAGGTCTGGAAAAGGAGCAGGATCCACCTGCAGAGGCACCTCCAGACAGCCCACCCCACAGCGCCGGTGAGTCTCATCCTGACGGCCGGCCTCAGAGCAGAGAAGACAATGCACTGCCTGGCTCAGGGCCTGGCCTCCTCATTATCTTCTGCGCTCAATGCCTCCGTCCTGCACATCAATGGAAGCAGCGCAGCCAGCCAGGACAGCGACCAGGTCAAACTGGACATCGATCGCAAGCTGCAAAGTGCTTTCGAGGGGGACAAACCTGTGGCCATCATTCACCGCTTCGAGGAGCTGCCTCCAGGATCCACTCTCATTTTCTATCGCTACTGTGACCACGAGAACGCTGCCTACAAGGAGACGTTTCTGATCTTCacagtgctgctggaggaagaagaggagattCCTGCCAAACTTCATTTGAATGTTGTGGAGGAGATGGTGGACGACCACCTCAAGAAGAAGTTCCTCTCTCATGACCACCCTGTGTCTTTTGACAGGATGGACATTGATAAGTACGGTGGACTGTGGAGCCGCATTTCTCACCTTATCCTCCCGGTGGCAGCGGAGCACAGGATAGAACATGAAGGCTGCCCGggctaa
- the LOC124854818 gene encoding torsin-1A-interacting protein 2-like isoform X4, translating into MAEQERETSQQLESITETEKPKDDTNSLHGVNQENNIVKKDLDDNITAAPTNEETKDDTNEPTNKDPTVQADDKREDLTEKKAPDTTSSPALDPVNGDQLDGFTGDRLTGEDIKNEAAGGEYHERSPEHDSPELETLDEKDTEEERHNQGIPVETIKSGSLESVERTATDNTGILQRNLWVLSAVAVVVVAALLANYLMPSNPSETPREESKVDVFLRQMEKVKAQFLNQRAEVWKRSRIHLQRHLQTAHPTAPVSLILTAGLRAEKTMHCLAQGLASSLSSALNASVLHINGSSAASQDSDQVKLDIDRKLQSAFEGDKPVAIIHRFEELPPGSTLIFYRYCDHENAAYKETFLIFTVLLEEEEEIPAKLHLNVVEEMVDDHLKKKFLSHDHPVSFDRMDIDKYGGLWSRISHLILPVAAEHRIEHEGCPG; encoded by the exons GCTCGAATCAATCACTGAAACAG aAAAACCGAAAGACGATACAAATTCCTTACATGGGGTCAATCAGGAAAACAACATCGTGAAGAAAGACTTGGATGACAACATAACAG CCGCACCCACAAACGAAGAGACTAAAGACGACACTAATGAACCCACAAACAAAGACCCCACAGTGCAGGCTGATGATAAAA GGGAAGACCTCACTGAGAAGAAAGCACCTGACACGACCAGCTCACCAGCCCTGGATCCAGTGAACGGTGACCAATTAGATGGATTCACAGGTGACAGATTGACAGGTGAAGACATAAAAAATGAAGCTGCAGGGGGTGAGT ATCATGAAAGAAGTCCAGAGCATGATTCCCCTGAACTGGAAACGTTGGAcgagaaagacacagaggaagagaggcatAACCAGGGAATACCAGTTGAAACCATTAAGTCAGGTTCTCTGGAGAGTGTTGAACGCACAGCTACAGACAACACTGGAATTCTTCAGA GAAATTTGTGGGTTCTGTCAGCAGTGGCAGTTGTTGTAGTAGCTGCTCTTCTTGCCAATTACCTGATGCCCTCCAACCCGTCTGAGACTCCACGTGAGGAAAGCAAGGTAGACGTCTTCCTCAGGCAAATGGAAAAAGTGAAGGCTCAGTTCCTTAACCAGCGTGCGGAGGTCTGGAAAAGGAGCAGGATCCACCTGCAGAGGCACCTCCAGACAGCCCACCCCACAGCGCCGGTGAGTCTCATCCTGACGGCCGGCCTCAGAGCAGAGAAGACAATGCACTGCCTGGCTCAGGGCCTGGCCTCCTCATTATCTTCTGCGCTCAATGCCTCCGTCCTGCACATCAATGGAAGCAGCGCAGCCAGCCAGGACAGCGACCAGGTCAAACTGGACATCGATCGCAAGCTGCAAAGTGCTTTCGAGGGGGACAAACCTGTGGCCATCATTCACCGCTTCGAGGAGCTGCCTCCAGGATCCACTCTCATTTTCTATCGCTACTGTGACCACGAGAACGCTGCCTACAAGGAGACGTTTCTGATCTTCacagtgctgctggaggaagaagaggagattCCTGCCAAACTTCATTTGAATGTTGTGGAGGAGATGGTGGACGACCACCTCAAGAAGAAGTTCCTCTCTCATGACCACCCTGTGTCTTTTGACAGGATGGACATTGATAAGTACGGTGGACTGTGGAGCCGCATTTCTCACCTTATCCTCCCGGTGGCAGCGGAGCACAGGATAGAACATGAAGGCTGCCCGggctaa
- the LOC124854818 gene encoding torsin-1A-interacting protein 2-like isoform X2 encodes MAEQERETSQQLESITETEKPKDDTNSLHGVNQENNIVKKDLDDNITAAPTNEETKDDAGERTAPADVKREDLTEKKAPDTTSSPALDPVNADQSDGFTDGPDVHPHQEQDEPKDDTNSLHDNITKPAAPTNEETKDDTSERTAPADVKTAPTNEETKDDTNEPTNKDPTVQADDKREDLTEKKAPDTTSSPALDPVNGDQLDGFTGDRLTGEDIKNEAAGDHERSPEHDSPELETLDEKDTEEERHNQGIPVETIKSGSLESVERTATDNTGILQRNLWVLSAVAVVVVAALLANYLMPSNPSETPREESKVDVFLRQMEKVKAQFLNQRAEVWKRSRIHLQRHLQTAHPTAPVSLILTAGLRAEKTMHCLAQGLASSLSSALNASVLHINGSSAASQDSDQVKLDIDRKLQSAFEGDKPVAIIHRFEELPPGSTLIFYRYCDHENAAYKETFLIFTVLLEEEEEIPAKLHLNVVEEMVDDHLKKKFLSHDHPVSFDRMDIDKYGGLWSRISHLILPVAAEHRIEHEGCPG; translated from the exons GCTCGAATCAATCACTGAAACAG aAAAACCGAAAGACGATACAAATTCCTTACATGGGGTCAATCAGGAAAACAACATCGTGAAGAAAGACTTGGATGACAACATAACAG CCGCACCCACAAACGAAGAGACTAAAGACGACGCTGGTGAACGAACAGCACCGGCAGATGTCAAAA GGGAAGACCTCACTGAGAAGAAAGCACCTGACACGACCAGCTCACCAGCCCTGGATCCAGTAAACGCTGACCAATCAGATGGATTCACAGATGGACCTGATGTACATCCACATCAAGAACAAGATGAACCGAAAGACGATACAAATTCCTTACATGATAACATAACCAAGCCAG CCGCACCAACAAACGAAGAGACTAAAGACGACACTAGTGAACGAACAGCACCGGCTGATGTCAAAA CCGCACCCACAAACGAAGAGACTAAAGACGACACTAATGAACCCACAAACAAAGACCCCACAGTGCAGGCTGATGATAAAA GGGAAGACCTCACTGAGAAGAAAGCACCTGACACGACCAGCTCACCAGCCCTGGATCCAGTGAACGGTGACCAATTAGATGGATTCACAGGTGACAGATTGACAGGTGAAGACATAAAAAATGAAGCTGCAGGGG ATCATGAAAGAAGTCCAGAGCATGATTCCCCTGAACTGGAAACGTTGGAcgagaaagacacagaggaagagaggcatAACCAGGGAATACCAGTTGAAACCATTAAGTCAGGTTCTCTGGAGAGTGTTGAACGCACAGCTACAGACAACACTGGAATTCTTCAGA GAAATTTGTGGGTTCTGTCAGCAGTGGCAGTTGTTGTAGTAGCTGCTCTTCTTGCCAATTACCTGATGCCCTCCAACCCGTCTGAGACTCCACGTGAGGAAAGCAAGGTAGACGTCTTCCTCAGGCAAATGGAAAAAGTGAAGGCTCAGTTCCTTAACCAGCGTGCGGAGGTCTGGAAAAGGAGCAGGATCCACCTGCAGAGGCACCTCCAGACAGCCCACCCCACAGCGCCGGTGAGTCTCATCCTGACGGCCGGCCTCAGAGCAGAGAAGACAATGCACTGCCTGGCTCAGGGCCTGGCCTCCTCATTATCTTCTGCGCTCAATGCCTCCGTCCTGCACATCAATGGAAGCAGCGCAGCCAGCCAGGACAGCGACCAGGTCAAACTGGACATCGATCGCAAGCTGCAAAGTGCTTTCGAGGGGGACAAACCTGTGGCCATCATTCACCGCTTCGAGGAGCTGCCTCCAGGATCCACTCTCATTTTCTATCGCTACTGTGACCACGAGAACGCTGCCTACAAGGAGACGTTTCTGATCTTCacagtgctgctggaggaagaagaggagattCCTGCCAAACTTCATTTGAATGTTGTGGAGGAGATGGTGGACGACCACCTCAAGAAGAAGTTCCTCTCTCATGACCACCCTGTGTCTTTTGACAGGATGGACATTGATAAGTACGGTGGACTGTGGAGCCGCATTTCTCACCTTATCCTCCCGGTGGCAGCGGAGCACAGGATAGAACATGAAGGCTGCCCGggctaa